A single window of Hyla sarda isolate aHylSar1 chromosome 2, aHylSar1.hap1, whole genome shotgun sequence DNA harbors:
- the SPRYD7 gene encoding SPRY domain-containing protein 7 isoform X2, with amino-acid sequence MSFLSCCFRCCGDGGSGHIPLKEMPAVQLDTQHMGTDVVIVKNGRRICGTGACLANAPLHQNKSYFEFKVQSTGVWGIGVATQKANLNQIPLGRDAHSLVIRNDGAIYYNNEEKNRLPANSLPQEGDVVGISYDHVELNVYLNGKNMHCPASGIRGTVYPVVYVLFT; translated from the exons ATGTCGTTCCTGTCGTGCTGCTTCAGGTGTTGCGGGGATGGCGGCTCCGGGCACATCCCGCTAAAGGAGATGCCGGCCGTGCAGCTGGACACTCAACACATGG GAACTGATGTAGTAATTGTAAAGAATGGCAGAAGAATCTGCGGGACTGGGGCGTGTCTCGCCAATGCGCCGCTGCATCAGAACAAGAGCTACTTTGAATTTAAAGTGCAGTCTACAG GTGTGTGGGGCATCGGAGTTGCAACTCAAAAAGCAAATTTAAATCAGATCCCGCTAGGTCGAGACGCACACAGCCTTGTGATAAGAAATGATGGGGCCATTTATTACAACAACGAGGAGAAGAATAGGCTGCCAGCAAATAGCCTGCCACAGGAGGGTGACGTTGTG GGTATCTCCTATGACCATGTAGAATTAAATGTTTACTTGAATGGAAAGAATATGCATTGTCCTGCATCTGGTATCAGAGGGACTGTGTATCCTGTTGTTTATG TTCTTTTTACTTGA
- the SPRYD7 gene encoding SPRY domain-containing protein 7 isoform X1 has protein sequence MSFLSCCFRCCGDGGSGHIPLKEMPAVQLDTQHMGTDVVIVKNGRRICGTGACLANAPLHQNKSYFEFKVQSTGVWGIGVATQKANLNQIPLGRDAHSLVIRNDGAIYYNNEEKNRLPANSLPQEGDVVGISYDHVELNVYLNGKNMHCPASGIRGTVYPVVYVDDSAILDCQFSEFYHSPPPGFEKILFEQQIF, from the exons ATGTCGTTCCTGTCGTGCTGCTTCAGGTGTTGCGGGGATGGCGGCTCCGGGCACATCCCGCTAAAGGAGATGCCGGCCGTGCAGCTGGACACTCAACACATGG GAACTGATGTAGTAATTGTAAAGAATGGCAGAAGAATCTGCGGGACTGGGGCGTGTCTCGCCAATGCGCCGCTGCATCAGAACAAGAGCTACTTTGAATTTAAAGTGCAGTCTACAG GTGTGTGGGGCATCGGAGTTGCAACTCAAAAAGCAAATTTAAATCAGATCCCGCTAGGTCGAGACGCACACAGCCTTGTGATAAGAAATGATGGGGCCATTTATTACAACAACGAGGAGAAGAATAGGCTGCCAGCAAATAGCCTGCCACAGGAGGGTGACGTTGTG GGTATCTCCTATGACCATGTAGAATTAAATGTTTACTTGAATGGAAAGAATATGCATTGTCCTGCATCTGGTATCAGAGGGACTGTGTATCCTGTTGTTTATG TGGATGACAGTGCCATCCTGGATTGTCAGTTCAGCGAGTTCTACCACAGTCCTCCTCCTGGGTTTGAGAAGATCTTATTTGAACAGCAGATTTTCTAA